The following are encoded together in the Bactrocera neohumeralis isolate Rockhampton chromosome 6, APGP_CSIRO_Bneo_wtdbg2-racon-allhic-juicebox.fasta_v2, whole genome shotgun sequence genome:
- the LOC126761647 gene encoding immunoglobulin domain-containing protein oig-4: MRIAFDNSFGYISLLLINCLLLSSSEAQRTVGARGVLRRNYTGKKPVVIQHRSQDAVNYYEHENGAKIIKSSHFELDYTLGRKITFFCMAQGNPRPTITWFKDGAELYQHRFFQVHESHIDTDIIKSKMEIDPTTQMDAGYYECQADNIYAIDRRGFRTDYVMINF, encoded by the exons atgcgcATTGCATTCGACAATAGTTTTGGTTACATTTCTTTGCTGCTGATAAATTGTTTGTTGCTCTCCAGCAGCGAGGCGCAGC GCACCGTCGGCGCACGCGGCGTGTTGCGTAGAAACTATACGGGCAAAAAACCAGTTGTCATACAACATCGCTCTCAGGATGCCGTCAATTATTACGAACATGAAAAT ggtgccaaaataataaaatcctcTCATTTTGAGTTGGATTATACGCTGGGAAGAAAAATTACATTCTTCTGCATGGCACAGG GCAATCCACGTCCCACAATCACTTGGTTCAAAGATGGCGCCGAATTGTATCAGCATCGATTTTTCCAG GTACATGAGTCACACATTGATACGGATATAATCAAATCGAAAATGGAAATCGATCCGACCACACAAATGGATGCAG GCTACTATGAATGCCAAGCCGACAACATTTACGCAATCGATAGACGCGGTTTTCGCACCGATTACGTTATGATTAACTTTTag